One Scophthalmus maximus strain ysfricsl-2021 chromosome 9, ASM2237912v1, whole genome shotgun sequence genomic region harbors:
- the tstd1 gene encoding thiosulfate:glutathione sulfurtransferase, translated as MANTVKNEISYEDLKALLGKSQNLLLVDVRSQGEVDKGFIKGSVHIPVSTVEAAFSMEPEEFKAKYGVTKPPLDTPELVFHCQIGKRGGVATGKAREIGYVNARNYAGGYSEWSEKEGK; from the exons ATGGCGAACACAG TCAAAAACGAAATCTCCTATGAGGATCTGAAAGCACTTCTTGGAAAGAGCCAGAATCTCCTCCTGGTTGATGTCCGCTCACAAGGAGAAGTGGATAAAGGATTTATCAAAGGATCTGTTCACATTCCGG ttagTACAGTAGAAGCTGCCTTTTCAATGGAGCCAGAAGAATTCAAGGCAAAGTATGGAGTAACCAAGCCACCGCTGGACACCCCAGAGCTGGTGTTTCACTGCCAAATTGGCAAGCGAGGGGGGGTGGCCACAGGCAAGGCCCGAGAAATAGGATACGTGaa TGCTCGTAATTATGCTGGAGGATACTCGGAGTGGTCGGAGAAAGAGGGGAAGTGA
- the si:ch1073-303k11.2 gene encoding leucine-rich repeat neuronal protein 4 produces the protein MTSLCKNQAVLLLFLISSPLLHSHLFTHAASTSPPITRPRILFMTGLGSDDDYSDDYLDDHSSPPEVPSPVRIPVLNREARLCPYNPCLENQEPCANLAVQSGCLCPGLSGADQPPHAPRIQALLPISEGDDRGKVEVQWCAPSSVVSGYRVVVEGTDGDALEFGDALRRGSLASLEVGTKVCVVAVNNAGHSSPSEFSCNRYDPPESSEHNVFAWVISGGVALLLLVVITSLILWKQNMCQRGKRDSTDGLGNPSYSTEGTL, from the coding sequence ATGACGTCACTGTGCAAGAACCAAGCggtgcttcttctttttctgatttCCTCACCACTCCTCCACTCCCACCTCTTCACTCATGCGGCGTCCACTTCCCCACCCATCACTCGCCCACGAATCCTATTCATGACTGGCTTGGGCTCGGATGATGACTATTCCGATGATTACCTTGACGACCACAGCTCTCCTCCTGAAGTGCCGTCCCCTGTTAGGATTCCTGTTCTCAACCGGGAAGCTCGGCTCTGCCCGTACAATCCCTGTTTGGAGAATCAGGAGCCCTGCGCCAATCTTGCAGTGCAGAGTGGATGCCTCTGTCCTGGGCTCAGTGGGGCTGATCAGCCTCCTCACGCCCCTCGCATCCAAGCACTGCTGCCAATTAGTGAAGGGGATGACAGGGGGAAGGTAGAGGTCCAGTGGTGTGCTCCAtcctctgtggtgtctgggtacAGAGTGGTGGTTGAGGGAACTGATGGTGATGCTTTGGAGTTTGGAGATGCTCTGCGACGAGGTTCGCTCGCATCTTTGGAAGTTGGGACCaaggtgtgtgtggtggcgGTGAACAATGCAGGACACAGCAGCCCCTCAGAGTTCTCTTGTAATCGGTATGACCCTCCTGAGTCTTCTGAACATAACGTTTTTGCCTGGGTCATAAGTGGAGGAGTCGCCCTCCTTCTACTTGTCGTCATAACCTCTTTGATATTATGGAAGCAAAACATGTGTCAAAGGGGCAAGAGAGACTCCACTGATGGACTTGGGAACCCTTCTTACAGCACAGAAGGAACTCTGTAA